The Anabaena sp. WA102 genome contains a region encoding:
- the trxA gene encoding thioredoxin yields the protein MSAAEQVTDSTFKQEVLDSEVPVLVDFWAPWCGPCRMVAPVVDEIATQYGDQLKVVKVNTDENPQIASQYGIRSIPTLMIFKDGQKVDMVVGAVPKTTLANTLEKYL from the coding sequence ATGTCAGCAGCAGAACAAGTTACAGATTCTACGTTTAAGCAAGAAGTCCTCGACAGCGAAGTTCCCGTATTAGTTGACTTTTGGGCTCCTTGGTGTGGTCCATGCCGCATGGTAGCCCCTGTTGTGGACGAAATCGCCACTCAGTATGGAGATCAATTAAAAGTTGTGAAAGTTAATACTGATGAAAATCCTCAGATTGCTAGTCAGTATGGTATTCGCAGTATTCCTACATTAATGATTTTCAAAGATGGACAAAAAGTAGATATGGTGGTCGGTGCTGTACCTAAAACCACTTTAGCTAACACTTTGGAAAAGTATCTTTAA